A section of the Dehalobacter sp. DCM genome encodes:
- a CDS encoding YeiH family protein produces the protein MNIQIKNNTVSCSFGNNANYILGILFTLMISMLGTFLANLPVIGKIGPMIISIIIAVVYRNVIGYPELIRKGITFTSQHILRFAIILYGFKLNMDVIIHQGAGLLLRGSLTIVIAIMVTMIISYLLHGEKQLSLLLGIGTGICGAAAIAAAAPILDADQKDTAISVGIIALIGTIFTILYSIIMPYLPLSLEQYAIWSGLSLHEIAHVAAAASPAGNSALAVGLLAKLCRVFLLIPFCFGLSLFIRIKGNKNKTKVPMPWFLLGFIATSLIGTYLPIPQNVLQNVSVIATYLLAAAMVGLGLNVQFSSLNTRIFKSLLSMTIASILVSGISFLITYIC, from the coding sequence ATGAACATACAAATAAAAAACAATACAGTGTCCTGTTCATTTGGGAATAACGCGAATTATATTTTAGGGATTCTATTTACATTAATGATATCCATGCTGGGCACGTTTTTAGCCAATCTTCCTGTTATCGGAAAAATCGGACCAATGATTATTTCGATTATTATTGCAGTAGTGTATCGGAATGTGATTGGATATCCGGAGCTAATACGCAAAGGAATCACGTTCACCAGCCAGCACATACTGCGTTTCGCCATCATTTTGTATGGTTTTAAACTCAATATGGATGTCATTATTCACCAAGGGGCAGGATTGTTATTGCGTGGAAGCTTGACGATCGTAATTGCAATTATGGTCACGATGATAATCTCATATTTACTGCATGGCGAGAAGCAGCTCTCATTGTTACTGGGCATTGGTACCGGTATATGTGGGGCGGCGGCTATAGCCGCTGCTGCTCCTATTCTGGATGCAGATCAGAAAGATACCGCGATCAGTGTCGGAATCATCGCACTTATCGGGACCATTTTCACCATCTTGTATTCGATTATTATGCCGTATTTACCGTTAAGCCTGGAGCAATATGCTATTTGGAGTGGTCTGAGCCTGCATGAAATTGCCCATGTAGCCGCGGCGGCTTCGCCTGCCGGAAATAGTGCCTTAGCTGTAGGATTACTCGCGAAACTTTGCAGAGTCTTTTTACTGATCCCTTTTTGCTTTGGCTTATCCTTATTCATAAGGATTAAGGGAAATAAGAATAAAACCAAAGTTCCAATGCCATGGTTTCTATTAGGGTTTATTGCAACAAGTTTAATTGGCACCTATCTGCCTATTCCCCAAAACGTGCTTCAGAACGTTTCAGTAATAGCCACTTATCTGCTTGCAGCGGCTATGGTTGGATTAGGATTAAACGTCCAGTTTTCAAGCCTAAATACAAGGATTTTTAAATCTCTCCTGTCAATGACGATAGCGTCAATTCTTGTATCGGGTATCTCATTTCTTATAACCTATATTTGTTAA
- a CDS encoding LysR family transcriptional regulator: MRTEHLEYLIEIAKTKSISHASKRLYVSHQGLSSAISLLEKELDVALLKRTYSGVELTEAGEKYVHWATRFLDELKDLRKETSAVKKSSLEKRLCTVNIYAAPLFFPYIIPRTVSEFKSTNPDVKLCLKEMDSLEIIEQLSEEYADIGLVSFINNNIKNIKEILKKKNLVLEKLFLTNVMVVAGKKSPLGSKKSISIKELLQCQLVVNNRLKSLINYLETYSDLYGEPQITLESDNFFTNTKTSAQGLMVNLTSEYNYKKNPQHFPDDISCIPISDDIKYYVGIITNKKKGASPAYNDFLNILKTHY, from the coding sequence ATGCGAACTGAGCATTTGGAATATCTCATAGAAATTGCAAAAACAAAGTCCATATCACATGCCAGTAAACGCCTGTATGTATCCCATCAGGGTCTAAGCAGCGCGATTTCCTTATTGGAAAAAGAGCTGGATGTTGCTTTATTGAAGCGCACCTATAGTGGGGTCGAGCTTACAGAAGCTGGAGAAAAGTACGTACATTGGGCTACGAGGTTCCTTGATGAGCTGAAAGATTTAAGAAAAGAAACATCCGCAGTCAAGAAGTCATCATTAGAAAAACGTTTATGTACTGTAAATATTTATGCAGCACCTCTCTTTTTCCCCTATATCATTCCAAGAACAGTTTCAGAATTTAAGAGTACCAATCCTGATGTAAAGCTGTGTCTAAAAGAAATGGATTCGCTTGAAATTATCGAGCAATTATCTGAAGAATATGCCGACATTGGTTTGGTGTCTTTCATCAATAATAATATCAAGAATATTAAAGAAATATTGAAGAAAAAGAATCTTGTGTTGGAAAAATTATTTCTGACAAATGTCATGGTTGTGGCAGGAAAAAAATCACCGCTTGGTTCAAAGAAATCGATATCGATAAAAGAATTGCTTCAGTGTCAACTTGTCGTAAATAATCGTTTAAAAAGTCTAATAAATTACTTGGAAACGTATTCAGACCTTTATGGGGAACCCCAAATAACTCTCGAATCGGACAATTTTTTCACGAATACTAAGACTTCGGCCCAAGGACTAATGGTTAATTTAACTTCGGAATACAATTATAAAAAGAATCCTCAACACTTCCCGGATGATATTAGTTGTATTCCGATAAGTGATGATATTAAATATTATGTCGGTATTATTACAAACAAAAAAAAGGGAGCATCTCCTGCTTATAATGATTTCTTAAATATTTTAAAGACCCATTATTAG
- a CDS encoding ABC transporter ATP-binding protein, producing the protein MRQPIFEAAQLGYKAGNHYILKNINWTVNKGEHWVVFGLNGSGKTTLLSIIAGYAFPTHGDLKVFGQPYRDDSILLLRRKIGWVSCSFFDKVYSKESALEIILSGLFGTMGLDYDITTQDIKRAKTLLKELRLPHKINHPYDFLSKGEQQIVLLARSLIANPQILILDEPGTGLDVFNREYLFSTIRNLALGTDMTIILITHYPEEIMNIFERCLLLKNGIVFNKGLTTDIFNRESLSSFLDYPVNVHRENGRINVSLNVNSNILELLFK; encoded by the coding sequence GTGAGACAACCAATATTTGAAGCGGCTCAATTAGGTTATAAAGCCGGGAATCATTACATCTTAAAAAATATTAATTGGACTGTCAACAAAGGCGAGCATTGGGTTGTATTCGGTCTGAACGGCAGCGGAAAAACCACGCTGCTCAGTATCATTGCCGGGTACGCTTTTCCTACTCATGGTGACTTAAAAGTGTTTGGCCAACCCTATAGGGACGACAGCATCCTGTTATTACGCAGAAAAATTGGCTGGGTCAGCTGTTCCTTTTTTGATAAGGTTTATTCCAAAGAATCTGCCCTGGAAATTATTTTGAGCGGTCTTTTCGGTACTATGGGATTGGATTACGATATTACAACTCAAGACATCAAAAGAGCCAAGACTCTTTTGAAGGAATTAAGATTACCCCATAAAATCAATCATCCTTATGATTTTCTATCAAAAGGGGAACAACAAATTGTCCTATTGGCAAGGTCTTTGATAGCTAATCCTCAAATTCTTATCCTGGATGAGCCGGGTACCGGCTTGGATGTTTTCAACCGTGAATATCTATTCAGCACTATACGTAATCTGGCCTTGGGAACCGATATGACGATTATATTGATTACCCACTACCCAGAGGAGATAATGAATATTTTTGAGCGCTGTCTGCTGTTAAAAAACGGTATCGTCTTTAATAAAGGCCTTACAACAGATATCTTTAATCGTGAATCACTTTCCAGCTTTTTGGATTACCCTGTTAATGTCCATCGGGAAAATGGACGAATCAATGTGTCCTTAAATGTTAATTCAAATATTTTAGAACTTTTGTTCAAATGA
- a CDS encoding MFS transporter translates to MSHPIQGVPIYFDGSKIGSIQRKFLWLAAICYVFDQMDLVTFTNVAPVLMKSWHLTMSQIAQVNSANLWGMFFGAIFGGWLADKIGRKKGLLISVATFSLASIFNSFATNLPHLIVSRFVTGFGVVGTVVIAMVYIAEMLPSENRGRYQALTIACGTIGAPLGTMFAKWVIPLGPETWRFVFILGGGTIIFVFLGLFWFKESPRWLVSKGRITEAERLVEQITGKKVDLSEGANRKEQRSSTLEAIKVMLSKSYIKRTLLLLLMAISITLGGFLLGSFYPAMLQENVGLSITSVLLIMTIANWGVPLGDLTASFFSDKGGRKIPICVFSFISAGLFLIIGYFPIASIVGFLMLLRSAFGGGSMSMLYTYLAESYPTHVRSNSVGIVFGVARIVSANAVLIVPPVLAAYGWRGAHWLAALVLIIPAISVLIFGEKTSQRTLEDINDVN, encoded by the coding sequence ATGTCACATCCTATTCAAGGTGTTCCCATTTATTTTGACGGTTCAAAAATTGGATCCATTCAACGAAAATTTCTGTGGTTAGCGGCCATATGCTATGTTTTTGATCAAATGGATTTAGTTACATTCACAAATGTAGCGCCTGTTTTAATGAAATCCTGGCACTTAACTATGAGCCAAATCGCTCAAGTCAATTCTGCAAATTTATGGGGTATGTTTTTTGGAGCGATCTTTGGGGGCTGGCTTGCCGATAAAATTGGACGAAAAAAAGGACTGCTCATCTCTGTTGCGACCTTTTCCCTGGCTTCAATCTTTAACAGTTTTGCTACAAACTTACCGCATTTGATTGTATCCCGTTTTGTTACCGGATTTGGTGTCGTCGGTACGGTCGTTATCGCCATGGTCTATATTGCCGAGATGCTGCCCTCTGAAAACAGGGGACGCTATCAGGCGCTGACGATAGCCTGCGGTACTATCGGAGCCCCGCTTGGTACGATGTTTGCCAAGTGGGTTATTCCTTTGGGGCCGGAAACCTGGCGTTTTGTTTTTATATTAGGGGGCGGGACCATTATATTTGTATTTCTGGGTTTATTTTGGTTTAAAGAGTCTCCCCGCTGGCTGGTATCTAAAGGCCGTATCACCGAGGCGGAAAGACTTGTTGAACAGATAACCGGAAAAAAAGTCGATCTCAGTGAAGGAGCTAATCGCAAAGAGCAAAGAAGCAGTACCCTTGAAGCCATAAAAGTGATGTTAAGCAAGTCATATATTAAACGGACTCTTCTATTATTATTAATGGCTATTAGTATCACTTTAGGGGGATTTTTATTAGGCAGCTTCTATCCTGCTATGCTCCAAGAAAACGTAGGCTTATCGATAACAAGCGTTTTATTAATTATGACAATCGCCAATTGGGGGGTGCCGCTTGGCGATCTGACTGCTTCCTTTTTCTCCGATAAGGGTGGCCGTAAAATTCCAATCTGTGTATTTTCATTTATCAGCGCAGGATTGTTTCTAATTATCGGATATTTTCCTATTGCCTCTATTGTCGGATTCTTGATGCTGCTTCGAAGCGCTTTTGGTGGCGGCTCAATGTCCATGCTGTATACTTATTTAGCAGAATCTTATCCGACGCATGTCCGCAGTAATTCTGTCGGTATCGTATTTGGCGTCGCCAGAATCGTATCCGCTAATGCCGTGCTGATCGTACCGCCTGTACTCGCGGCATACGGCTGGCGCGGGGCTCATTGGTTAGCTGCTTTGGTATTGATCATCCCAGCCATAAGCGTTTTGATTTTTGGAGAAAAAACAAGCCAGAGAACATTGGAAGATATAAACGATGTAAATTGA
- a CDS encoding alkaline phosphatase family protein, with amino-acid sequence MGLKRAMMLGLDGADPLVVKKMIAEGRLPNLKKVLEEGVANKNLSMVGAYPSVTPPNWASIATGNWPRTHGVTCFFNQTLGDELDLAQLNWDSRRVESELIWEAFSREGKRSIMLNYCEAWPPRIKDDPYAVYVDGTGVIPFIRCQIDSPQFITLREGNFPTEVSAHGVKDNASDCIISTDMLEEMMGNDDQQAAKAAKEQSEADPYEDTPLIEFPFKVYTPEADDEGAGIDEVDRITAALKAPEKWSFELPEGAKVAIVPLAKSTVRRYFVITASDGKTYDTLTIYANRKDTAPIGQTKVGEWTENIFDTFTIDDKPVKVAYRIRLIELAADGNFAQMLMTNAMDIENLDYFYPRAMGKKLLEEVGPMMPHAKLGDVREDAGIIEFEAWANLFDWHIDATKWLFNEYPDWQLFYVHLHGIDIFNHWYINHTLPGWDKRSDFYQELLYKMYEINDKYVGAMLEYLDGDTSIIITSDHAAIPNSPGDKNPGFGHLSGIAVKVMEDLGYTVLHEETRYTKKPKIDWSRTKAICARLGHVYVNLKGRDPQGIVESEEYNAVVEQLISDLYSYRHPETGKRVVAFCMTRNEMESIGLGGPHCGDIIVELMPTYCETHGNCPTTVAHEGYSLDNLLMMIGAGLKKGELFRRVARVTDVVPTICHLTDTQVPSNTEGGIIWQALEGFQEEQYTRKPTKGK; translated from the coding sequence ATGGGATTGAAAAGAGCAATGATGCTTGGTCTCGACGGAGCCGACCCTTTGGTTGTTAAAAAAATGATAGCCGAAGGAAGATTGCCAAACCTAAAAAAAGTTTTGGAGGAAGGCGTCGCCAATAAAAACCTTTCCATGGTAGGCGCCTATCCTTCCGTAACACCGCCTAACTGGGCTTCGATTGCTACCGGAAACTGGCCCAGAACGCATGGCGTAACCTGCTTTTTTAATCAAACCTTGGGAGATGAATTGGATTTAGCGCAATTAAACTGGGATTCCCGCAGAGTTGAATCGGAGTTGATCTGGGAAGCATTCAGTCGTGAAGGCAAACGCAGTATTATGCTGAACTACTGTGAAGCTTGGCCGCCTCGTATCAAGGATGATCCATACGCTGTCTATGTCGACGGTACGGGAGTTATTCCCTTTATCCGTTGTCAGATTGATTCGCCGCAATTTATCACATTAAGAGAAGGGAATTTCCCGACAGAAGTTTCTGCTCATGGAGTTAAGGATAACGCGAGCGATTGTATTATCAGCACGGATATGCTGGAAGAAATGATGGGAAACGACGATCAGCAGGCTGCTAAAGCGGCTAAGGAACAAAGTGAGGCTGATCCTTACGAAGATACTCCGCTGATTGAATTTCCTTTTAAGGTATATACACCGGAAGCCGATGACGAGGGGGCAGGAATTGATGAGGTTGACAGAATTACCGCCGCTTTGAAAGCCCCTGAAAAGTGGAGTTTTGAGCTGCCTGAGGGAGCAAAAGTTGCCATCGTTCCTCTCGCCAAGAGCACCGTCCGCCGTTACTTCGTCATAACGGCCAGTGATGGAAAAACCTATGATACGCTTACAATTTACGCTAACCGGAAAGATACTGCACCGATTGGGCAGACCAAAGTTGGTGAGTGGACCGAAAATATTTTTGACACCTTTACGATCGATGATAAACCTGTCAAAGTTGCCTACCGTATTCGTTTGATCGAACTAGCCGCAGATGGCAACTTTGCTCAAATGCTGATGACCAATGCCATGGATATTGAAAACTTAGATTATTTCTATCCACGCGCAATGGGGAAAAAGCTCCTTGAGGAAGTCGGCCCCATGATGCCCCATGCCAAACTGGGCGATGTCCGTGAGGATGCCGGGATCATTGAATTTGAAGCTTGGGCCAATCTCTTTGACTGGCATATTGATGCGACCAAGTGGTTATTTAACGAATATCCGGATTGGCAGTTATTTTATGTCCATCTCCACGGGATCGATATTTTCAATCACTGGTATATTAATCATACCCTTCCGGGTTGGGATAAGCGATCGGATTTTTACCAGGAACTGCTTTATAAAATGTACGAAATCAACGATAAGTATGTTGGGGCAATGCTCGAATATTTGGATGGCGATACCAGTATCATCATTACCTCCGACCATGCCGCCATTCCGAATTCGCCTGGTGATAAAAACCCCGGATTTGGTCATCTTTCCGGTATCGCCGTTAAAGTAATGGAAGACTTGGGATATACTGTTCTCCATGAAGAAACACGGTATACTAAGAAACCGAAAATTGATTGGTCCAGAACGAAAGCAATCTGCGCGAGACTTGGCCATGTCTATGTCAACCTGAAAGGACGCGATCCGCAGGGAATTGTTGAGTCTGAAGAGTACAATGCTGTCGTCGAACAGCTTATCTCGGATTTGTACAGTTATCGTCATCCGGAAACCGGCAAACGGGTTGTTGCTTTTTGCATGACTCGGAACGAAATGGAAAGTATCGGCCTTGGAGGCCCGCACTGTGGCGATATTATCGTCGAACTGATGCCGACTTATTGTGAAACGCACGGGAATTGTCCGACGACGGTGGCACATGAAGGTTACTCACTTGACAATTTGTTAATGATGATCGGAGCAGGTCTTAAGAAAGGAGAATTATTCCGGCGAGTCGCTCGTGTAACCGACGTTGTTCCTACCATCTGTCATTTAACGGATACTCAAGTCCCCAGCAACACAGAAGGAGGCATCATCTGGCAGGCTTTGGAGGGATTCCAGGAAGAACAATACACGCGAAAACCTACCAAAGGGAAGTAA
- a CDS encoding LysR family transcriptional regulator, with amino-acid sequence MRIEQLGYLVAISKTKSISLAAKQLYISHQGMSNAISMMEKELGKTLLVRTNKGVELTEIGQKYADCTSSFLERLEALKTEENASLNLDGQLLTGALCIYTAPLLGVCILPKVISEYKKKYPLVRINIKQTDSQGILTAVKEGKADIGLITIVNKEYKKIKSNAKNNLIEIQKLFSDNLCVLTSKLSPLASNRSVTLKETLRYPLAVYYSMKDVITFLENNAYLYGTPDIAIESENDLINLGIIEEGSTIGLMSHYNWLNYTQKKVSDNIITLPLCDDISLLNCLVVNKNNSLSVCSQAFLDVLDDMKTCLFC; translated from the coding sequence ATGAGGATTGAACAACTTGGGTATCTTGTGGCGATTTCCAAAACTAAGTCAATTTCTCTGGCAGCAAAACAGCTTTATATTTCTCATCAAGGTATGAGCAATGCCATTTCTATGATGGAAAAAGAATTAGGGAAAACCCTTCTTGTTCGTACCAATAAAGGCGTTGAATTGACTGAAATCGGTCAGAAATATGCGGATTGCACAAGCAGTTTTCTGGAAAGGTTAGAAGCGCTAAAGACCGAAGAGAATGCATCATTAAACTTAGATGGGCAATTGTTAACAGGCGCATTATGTATTTATACTGCACCTTTATTGGGCGTTTGTATATTGCCAAAAGTTATTAGTGAATATAAAAAAAAATACCCGCTTGTTAGGATCAATATTAAACAAACCGATTCCCAAGGCATTTTAACGGCTGTTAAAGAGGGTAAAGCAGACATTGGTTTAATTACCATCGTCAACAAAGAATATAAAAAAATTAAGTCAAATGCTAAGAACAATCTAATTGAAATACAAAAACTATTTTCTGATAATCTTTGTGTTTTAACATCTAAATTATCGCCACTTGCTTCAAATCGATCAGTGACACTTAAAGAAACACTCCGATATCCACTGGCCGTTTATTATAGCATGAAAGACGTTATAACATTTTTAGAGAATAATGCCTACTTATATGGTACTCCAGATATAGCGATAGAATCAGAAAATGATCTAATCAATCTAGGAATTATTGAAGAAGGATCAACGATTGGTTTGATGTCACACTATAATTGGTTAAATTATACTCAAAAAAAAGTATCGGATAATATTATTACTTTACCGCTATGTGATGATATCAGTTTGTTGAATTGTTTGGTAGTTAACAAAAACAATTCATTATCCGTATGCTCACAAGCATTTTTGGACGTCTTAGATGATATGAAAACTTGCCTTTTTTGCTGA
- a CDS encoding alkaline phosphatase family protein: protein MKEEMDRRQINDKILILGVDALDPRATEHYLQEGKLPNFKKFMDRGAASKDLTMLGGHPTGTPPMWTTLATGCYANVHGITCFCSPSEKGLDYVGYGLDSRKCKAELLWNVFAENGMKTLVFNWPGSSWPPTSDSPNLHVVDGTQPGGVNQGIGIINHDFYIVANKDIEEVTYRRKGEVQGIAPCEMSDLDMDKDENAIGQPDKKTVMLNNDEGTDGFVKLGKFDYSMSPIKKAGNWVDAPEDALEFTLLISEGLVRRVGLIIKNENGVYDTIKIYRNKKETEPIAILPKDVMVHDIIDDAYRGKKKLNGIRSMRVLELADDGSSLKIYCSAIVDIDEDRVFSPTRLYKDIVENVAYPEDAPMLCAQNADDLFKCMLPMWDRYCHWQSDTLHYLIEKEKYNVIFSHNHNVDAQMHVIARNMKNRDYSKYSAADAQKCMEEIYLQTDEYIGSFLHYLDEGWTIFIVSDHALICAEYERPEVGDVMGVNVGLMRQLGFTEVLKDENGNDTHDIDWSKTKAVASRANNIYINVKGKYEHGIVEPEDQYQVEEEIMTALYGAKHPISGQRIIACALRNKDAVIFGMGGSECGDILYWTAEGYNDDHFDALSTTYGINHTSLSPIFMAAGPGIKQGYMTDRIIRQIDVTPTVAVIGGVRMPNHCEGAPVYQILEKQY from the coding sequence ATGAAAGAAGAAATGGATCGCAGGCAAATCAATGATAAGATTTTAATACTTGGCGTAGACGCTTTAGATCCAAGAGCCACTGAACACTATTTACAGGAAGGAAAACTGCCGAATTTTAAAAAATTTATGGATCGTGGCGCGGCAAGTAAAGATTTGACGATGTTGGGAGGCCACCCAACCGGAACCCCTCCGATGTGGACAACACTGGCAACCGGATGCTACGCCAATGTTCATGGTATTACGTGTTTTTGCTCTCCGAGTGAGAAGGGGCTGGATTATGTCGGGTATGGTTTGGATTCAAGAAAGTGCAAAGCAGAGTTGTTATGGAATGTATTTGCCGAAAACGGTATGAAGACACTGGTATTTAATTGGCCGGGAAGTTCTTGGCCTCCAACCAGTGACAGCCCTAATCTGCATGTCGTGGATGGTACACAACCAGGCGGCGTCAATCAGGGAATTGGTATCATTAATCATGATTTTTATATTGTCGCCAATAAGGATATTGAGGAAGTAACTTATCGCAGAAAAGGTGAAGTTCAAGGAATTGCTCCTTGTGAGATGAGCGATTTGGATATGGATAAGGATGAGAACGCGATAGGTCAGCCTGACAAAAAAACGGTCATGCTGAATAATGATGAAGGAACAGATGGTTTTGTAAAACTAGGTAAGTTTGACTACTCCATGAGTCCTATTAAAAAAGCAGGTAATTGGGTTGATGCGCCTGAGGATGCCTTGGAATTCACGTTATTGATATCTGAGGGATTAGTTCGGCGTGTGGGTTTAATCATAAAAAACGAAAACGGGGTCTATGATACAATCAAAATATATCGCAACAAGAAAGAAACTGAACCGATAGCCATTTTACCCAAAGACGTCATGGTTCACGACATCATTGACGATGCTTATCGCGGGAAAAAGAAACTAAACGGAATCCGAAGCATGCGGGTTTTAGAATTGGCCGACGACGGCAGCAGTTTGAAGATATATTGTTCAGCGATCGTTGATATTGACGAGGATAGAGTTTTTTCCCCAACCCGGTTATACAAGGATATCGTTGAGAATGTAGCGTACCCTGAGGATGCTCCGATGCTCTGCGCGCAAAATGCCGATGATTTGTTTAAGTGCATGCTGCCGATGTGGGACCGTTATTGCCACTGGCAATCCGATACCTTGCATTATCTGATTGAAAAAGAGAAGTATAATGTTATTTTTTCACACAACCACAATGTTGACGCGCAGATGCACGTGATCGCAAGGAATATGAAGAATCGCGATTATAGTAAATATTCAGCTGCGGATGCTCAAAAATGTATGGAAGAAATATACTTGCAAACAGATGAGTATATTGGTTCCTTCTTGCATTATTTGGATGAAGGGTGGACTATTTTTATCGTCAGCGATCATGCACTTATATGTGCCGAATATGAACGTCCCGAGGTCGGTGACGTTATGGGAGTCAATGTGGGCTTAATGCGTCAATTAGGATTTACGGAAGTCTTAAAGGATGAAAACGGAAATGATACCCATGACATTGATTGGTCTAAAACAAAAGCCGTCGCCAGCCGGGCAAACAACATTTATATTAATGTGAAAGGGAAATATGAGCACGGTATTGTGGAGCCTGAGGATCAATATCAGGTTGAAGAAGAGATAATGACGGCGTTGTATGGCGCAAAACATCCGATCAGCGGACAGCGAATTATTGCTTGCGCTTTAAGAAACAAGGATGCGGTTATATTTGGTATGGGCGGCTCCGAATGCGGTGATATCCTATATTGGACGGCAGAAGGCTATAATGACGATCATTTTGATGCTTTGTCAACGACATATGGGATTAACCATACCTCTCTGAGTCCGATATTCATGGCCGCTGGACCGGGAATAAAACAGGGCTATATGACCGATCGTATTATCCGGCAAATTGATGTTACACCGACAGTAGCGGTTATCGGGGGAGTTCGTATGCCGAATCACTGCGAAGGCGCGCCGGTCTATCAGATATTGGAAAAACAATATTAA
- a CDS encoding MFS transporter, giving the protein MEQNTSQYGLGVKAAALSTCILLYGAAFVAPAMGAIYKAFPDTNPEIIKMIVSLPTIMNVIFGIVAGQLARRFRVKNILYVAMFCILVGGAMPGFFGNSIKFIFFAKAIFGIGVGLSFTLNTAVVADLFTGKERQSLMGYKSAVGATAAIIFSLLGGYLANMNWRYTFYGYFLFIPVFLLIILKLPNYGVMAKNEELVKEEGPKKLSSLTPATFAWSFVHFIDTAMMFSFMTSVALVITQLKIGTPAQAGQITAIMNLFNFLGALVAGRFIFRYLGKYSIPLGILLKGLALLILVLSNTMTGYYLATVLFGFGFGTYNPAMYLLIASTAKRSASALAMSVFIAFQGCGQFLTTLILMGVTSMLGITGPTAGWKVASTVLLVLGIVVGIVMVLQKNKSFDDSINSSKAVSAK; this is encoded by the coding sequence ATGGAACAAAACACTAGCCAGTATGGACTTGGCGTAAAAGCTGCGGCACTTTCCACCTGTATCCTCCTTTATGGCGCAGCTTTTGTTGCTCCGGCAATGGGAGCAATTTATAAAGCATTCCCAGACACTAATCCCGAGATTATTAAAATGATCGTTTCTTTGCCAACAATTATGAATGTCATATTTGGTATAGTTGCCGGACAATTGGCCCGTCGCTTCCGTGTCAAAAACATTTTATATGTGGCTATGTTTTGTATTTTAGTCGGCGGCGCAATGCCCGGTTTCTTTGGAAACAGCATCAAGTTCATCTTTTTCGCAAAAGCTATTTTCGGTATAGGCGTCGGTTTAAGCTTTACTCTAAATACTGCAGTAGTGGCGGACTTATTTACCGGCAAAGAAAGACAGAGTTTAATGGGCTATAAATCTGCAGTTGGGGCTACTGCAGCTATAATTTTCTCACTTCTCGGCGGATATTTGGCCAATATGAATTGGCGATACACTTTTTACGGATACTTCCTTTTCATCCCTGTATTTTTGCTTATTATCCTCAAACTCCCGAATTATGGGGTGATGGCTAAGAATGAAGAGCTTGTGAAGGAAGAGGGTCCTAAAAAATTATCTTCATTAACTCCGGCAACATTTGCATGGTCATTTGTCCACTTTATTGACACGGCGATGATGTTTTCATTCATGACTTCGGTGGCCCTGGTTATAACCCAATTAAAAATTGGTACACCGGCTCAAGCTGGCCAGATTACGGCAATCATGAATTTGTTTAATTTTCTTGGGGCATTAGTTGCAGGAAGATTCATATTCCGTTATTTGGGGAAATACTCAATCCCGCTTGGGATTTTGTTGAAGGGATTGGCATTACTTATTTTGGTTCTGTCAAACACGATGACAGGGTATTATCTTGCCACAGTACTATTTGGGTTCGGATTCGGCACGTATAATCCAGCGATGTATCTGCTTATTGCTTCGACAGCAAAGAGAAGCGCTTCTGCTTTAGCTATGTCTGTATTTATTGCTTTTCAAGGCTGCGGACAATTCTTGACGACATTGATTCTGATGGGAGTTACTTCAATGCTAGGTATAACCGGCCCAACCGCAGGCTGGAAAGTAGCCTCGACCGTGCTTCTTGTTCTAGGCATTGTGGTTGGTATTGTAATGGTTTTACAAAAGAATAAGAGCTTCGACGATTCGATTAATAGTTCGAAAGCTGTCAGTGCGAAATAA